The proteins below come from a single Bactrocera dorsalis isolate Fly_Bdor chromosome 5, ASM2337382v1, whole genome shotgun sequence genomic window:
- the LOC125778782 gene encoding uncharacterized protein LOC125778782, which translates to MKVNEEKDSESSKRNSNNDYNPDGMCCCNPEQSPYDQTYFWYPKQISIKELEYVRRMESEFTSLQRAVLTLTTQFARLQFRIRQIVHAEPFERDDMLLDLENLASNIANGGNDEVPHIQRDSIDMGDVRRKQHFILDHLHQQLATLADERSSKYVPKFSDDAQAAPNDRGGTRSSATVSDTTQYSEPDYNAFTSGADSEYSASSRNKADQRRGTEGESDKHHSRSSSHSRKGLIELCL; encoded by the coding sequence ATGAAGGTCAATGAAGAGAAGGACTCCGAGAGTAGCAAACGAAACTCAAATAATGACTACAACCCCGACGGCATGTGCTGTTGCAACCCTGAACAAAGTCCCTATGATCAGACTTATTTCTGGTATCCGAAACAAATAAGTATTAAAGAGCTGGAATATGTGCGTCGAATGGAATCCGAGTTTACATCCCTACAACGCGCTGTGCTTACTCTAACCACACAATTCGCACGATTGCAATTTCGCATACGACAAATAGTCCACGCTGAACCCTTTGAACGCGATGATATGCTACTTGATCTTGAAAATTTAGCATCCAATATTGCAAACGGAGGAAACGATGAGGTGCCACACATACAGCGTGATTCCATAGATATGGGCGACGTACGCCGCAAACAACATTTTATACTCGATCACCTCCATCAACAACTAGCCACCCTGGCTGATGAGCGGAGTTCCAAATATGTACCGAAATTCAGTGATGATGCACAGGCTGCCCCTAACGACCGTGGAGGCACAAGAAGTTCTGCGACAGTATCGGATACCACGCAATACTCCGAGCCGGATTATAATGCATTCACGAGTGGTGCCGATTCGGAGTACTCGGCCTCGAGTAGAAATAAAGCTGACCAGAGGAGAGGAACTGAAGGTGAAAGTGACAAACATCACTCGAGAAGTTCAAGTCACAGCCGCAAGGGGCTGATAGAGCTTTGCTTATAA
- the LOC105225253 gene encoding uncharacterized protein LOC105225253: MKNKDGKNSGGNSPTDSQHADVEGCNFGLKPFELLYLWYPNQESVNHLEYIRRLECEFTCLQRAFLTLTTQFARLQFRIRQIVQAEPSERHDLLLELEHLAFNPDEEKDEMPPIKRDSLSMGEVRHKQHYILEQLRRQLCTLAEAQNWKPEPELNAEPPAPGSVDEVVCCCIRKKRKPPPPPLQPQQPQTPDMNDNAHVNNEESRYSSSSKNQTETEMGMGTDRDIETEPSRNSSAKQRVSISKEEALAFACNTDPSYSIRASTTRVSICPENDENAKQARPCTCRKMNQRQDR; this comes from the coding sequence ATGAAAAACAAAGATGGCAAAAATTCGGGTGGTAACAGTCCGACCGATTCTCAACACGCTGACGTAGAAGGCTGTAACTTCGGACTAAAGCCATTTGAGCTACTATATCTTTGGTATCCGAATCAGGAGAGTGTGAATCACCTCGAGTATATCCGTCGACTGGAGTGCGAGTTTACATGTCTCCAACGCGCATTCCTAACACTAACGACACAATTTGCGCGTTTGCAATTCCGCATACGACAAATAGTTCAAGCCGAACCTAGTGAACGTCATGATCTGCTTCTCGAACTCGAACATCTGGCATTTAATCCCGACGAAGAAAAAGACGAAATGCCGCCAATAAAAAGGGATTCCCTAAGTATGGGTGAAGTGCGACACAAACAGCATTACATTCTCGAGCAATTGCGTCGGCAACTTTGCACTCTGGCGGAAGCCCAGAATTGGAAACCTGAACCGGAATTGAATGCAGAACCACCCGCACCAGGTTCGGTGGACGAAGTAGTTTGCTGTTGCATTAGAAAGAAACGAaaaccaccaccaccgccgctACAACCACAACAGCCGCAAACTCCCGATATGAATGATAATGCACACGTAAATAATGAGGAATCCAGGTATTCAAGCTCGAGCAAAAACCAAACTGAAACGGAAATGGGAATGGGAACTGATAGAGATATTGAGACGGAACCATCGCGAAATTCAAGTGCAAAACAGAGAGTCTCGATCTCTAAGGAGGAGGCCTTAGCCTTTGCATGCAATACTGATCCTTCCTATTCCATTAGAGCTTCAACTACCCGAGTCAGTATTTGCCCGGAGAACGATGAAAATGCTAAGCAGGCCCGGCCATGCACCTGTAGAAAAATGAACCAAAGACAGGAtcgctaa